The Terriglobia bacterium genomic sequence AGGATCTTCTGGATGCTCGCGACTTCGGCGTGGACTTCGTTGGCGACCTCGACGGTGTTGCTGTCGTACTGGCGGGTGACGTTGAGCAGAACAGCGGGTTTGCCGTTCGCAGTGACAATCGTATAGAGCGGCTTGACGCCGCGCTCGACGGTGGCGACGTCGGCGACGCGAACGGGGATTCCGGCGTTGGTGACTTTGACGACGATCTGGCCAAGTTCAGCGGGATCTTTCACCTGGCCGTTGACGAGCGTGAGGTAGAGTTTGTGGTTCTGCTCGATCAGACCGGGCGAGTCGATGAGATTGGTGCGTTGCACCGCATCGAGCAGGTCGTTGACGGTGACGTTAGCGGCAAGCAACTTCGCCGGGTTGGGGCTGATGTCGAACTCTGGCTGCTGGCCGCCCTGGACGACTACCGTCGCGACGCCATTGAGACGGTTGAGGCGCGGCTTGAGTTCGTACTCGGCCATCTCCCAGAGCTGCGTTTGCGGCACCGTATCGGACGTGAGGCTGTAACCGATGATTGGAAAACTGGCGAAGGTGAGGCGATTCGTCGTGATGACAGCAGTTGCAGGGAGTTCTTGACGGATATGCGAGAGCGCCGCGTCAACCTGTTGCAGTGCAGTGATCATGTCCGTGTGCCAGTCGAAGAACAGGTCGACCTCGGCTTCGCCGCGGCTGGTGATGGAGCGTACCGACTGCAGGCCGGGAACGCTGTTGACGCCTTCTTCGATGGGACGGGTGATCGTAACCATCATCTGGTTGATGGGCATCACGCCGTTATCGACGCCGATGACTACGCGCGGGAAGTTCGTTTGCGGAAAGACGGAGATGGGAACCGTCGTTCCGGCGTATACGCCAGCGATGGCAACCGCGATGATGACGAAGATGATGGACTTGGAAAAGCGGGTGTACCAGTAGCGGTCGTCGCCGGGTTTCGAGGTTCGGATTTCGTGGAGCCAGTCGCGAAACGCCATCGCTATTCCTTCTCCGTGGCGGCGGGACTCGGTTTCGCCGGCTGCTGTTCCGCAACTTTGACTTGCGTGTTGTCGGGAAGGCCGTAGGCGCCAACAGTGATGACCGTCTGTCCGGCGTTGAGGCTCTTCGTGATCTGCACTTCGTCGCCACTGGTCACGCCGGTTTGCACGACCGTCTTATGGGCGCGGTTGTCGCTGCCGACGACCATTACCGTGGTTTCGCTCTCCGGCGTCTTGAGGATGGCCGACTTGGGAATCACTATGGCATCGTTGATCTTGCGGGCGACCATGCGAACCTCAACGCTGGAGCCGGGGCGAAGCTTGCCGGATTTGTTAGGGGCTTCCACCCAGACTTCGACAGTCGTACTGCCCGGGTCGAGTGCGGGGCTGACGATGGTAACTTTCGCAGGAACGTTGCCGACTTCGGGCGCGGAGATGGTGGCGGAATCGCCGACGTTCAGCAGCGCCGCCTGCTCTTGCGGGATGTGAGCGCGCGCGATCACCGAAGAGGTGTCCATTACCGTCATCAACGGCTGGCCGGCGGGTGGAGTTTCACCTGCGTAGAGTGGGCGGTCCGTGACAATGCCGTTGATGGGGCTTCGGATTTCCGTGTAGCTCAACTGCGCCATCGAGCCCTGGTATTTGCCCTGCGCGGAAGAGAGTTGGCCCGCGGCCGCCTGGGCAGCAACCTTGTTTCCGAACGCTCGCAGGGCCGCAAGATGCTGGTCGGCTACCTGAGATTGCTCGCGTGCTTGCGCGAGTGCGACGGCGGCGGAATCGAGGTCCTTGCGAGGAAGAGCGCCCTGTTCGAAGAGCGACTTTCGGCTGTCGTAGAGTTTCTGCTGGGCATCGAGATTTTCCTTCGCGGAGCGGGCGTCGCCTTCGGCTTTCAGGAGATCCTCGGGCAAGGTGGCGCGCGTCGTGGTCTCATAGCTCGCCTGCGCCTGTTCGAGAGCGCCCTTGTTCTCGGTAACTGAAGCGGCGATGTCGCGGTTCTCGAGGACGGCGAGCAGTTGTCCCTTGTGAACATGCGCCCCGCGGTTCACGTAGAACTTGCGCACGGGCGCGACAACCTTTGGCGTAATTGCGGCCTGGTTCTTGGGATAAAGAACGGCTTCAGTGCTGATGACCTGCTCAATGGACGTCTTGCGTGCGGTCGCGGTCTGAACGGTGACGACCGGCTCCTGTTCTTTCTCCTGGCTGGAACAGCCGATGAGCGCCGCCGACGCGGCGACGCAGGCGATTACTGCTCCGGTGAGTAGTGTTCGCATTCCTAGAATGTCCCCGTGAGCGTCTGCAGAGTAGCGAGCGCGACGCGATAACGAACCATGCCGTCTTCGTAGCTGTTGCGTGCCTGGACGAGCGTGTTCTGGGCGTCGACGACTTCGAGCGCGGTAGCTTCCCCGCCCTGGTAGCGCAATGTTGTTAAGTGCAAGCTCTCCGTCGCCAGATCCGCGGTTTGCTTCAGGATATCGAGTTGCGAAAGCGCGGTCTGCGCTTCGCTATAGAACTCACGGAGATTCGCCAGCGCCTGCCGCTGCGCCGCGTTCAGTTCGACCTGGGCGAGATCGCGACGAAGCTGCGCCTGCTTGACCTTGCTCTGCGTCGCGCCCCAGTTGAAGATCGGAAGATTGAGGCTGGCCGAAACCTGGTACCCGAGATTGTTGATTGCCCCGCTTTGCGTGGCATAGTGCAACGCATCGATTCCATAAAAGTAGTCCACCGAAAGCGAAGGGAGATGGCCGCCGAGGGCGGATGCGACTTCCTGGTGCGCGGCGCTCATGGTCGCCGCAGCCGCCTTCAGTTCTGGATTGTTGTGCGCGGCGAGATCCTGGGCGTGAGCGAAATCCGGCAGCGCGGGCGTTTGCTGAAGATCGTCGACAAGCTGGTACTCGGGAGTGTACTTGGCGAAGACCAGGACGGCGAGATCGAGCCGTGCTTTCTCTTCCGCGAGACGCGCTTCATGCAACTCGCGTTCGCGATCATTGGCCTGTATCTGCGCCTTGATCACATCCGCATGGGCGACTTCACCGCCGCGTTCGAGTTTCTGGCTCAGATCGAGGAAGCGCTTTGCCTCGTCGGCCGCGGCTGCGGCATTCTGCGTCTTGCGGCCGGCGACAACCTCGGTGTAGAAGGCGCGGGTCACAGTGGCAACGAGTCCGCGGACCGCAACCTCCTGGTTCGCACGTGCAGCGGCTTCGAGGAAACGTGCGAGGCGATAGTCTGCGATGGTGGAGAAACCGATGCCTTCGTGAACCACACCTTGACTGATGTATTCGCGAACACCATTTGCCGCGATGAAAACACCCGTATCGGTTCCATTAGGCTCAGTGTAGATCGCGCCGGTCTGGTAAGAGACATTGGGAAGCAAAGCGGCGCGCGCCTGGACGCGATTTTCGCGGGCGAGTCCGGCCTCGGTTACGGCGGCGCGGAATGCCGGAAGATTGGCCTTCGCCAGGCGGATAGCGTCGGCCAAAGTCAGCACCGCCGAGGTTGGAGCGGTTTGTCCGGAACTCGCTGTGATATTGGTTTGGGACCATGCCGATCCCGCGCAAACAACCAACACACATAAGAGAAGATGACGGAGCACGATCACCTCGCTCGAGAAACGCCTGATTATTTCAGACAAAGGCTGAATGGAATCTGAAATTTAGGGGCACTGGGGTGCCGCCAAGACATCGCATCCAACCGGCCGGCCTGGCGCTGTGTCTTGACATTTCCTTACAATTCCCGCGCAAAAGACGGGTTATAGCCTTTGAGCAATCGCTCGGCGACAGACACAATCCAAACAAAACAGAGCCGCGGAGGCGGACTCGAGGGAGTATTACGTGAAGAAATTTGTACTTAGCATGATTGTCAGCGGTGCACTTGCAACGGGACTCACGGCGGCCCCCATTCCGGCCAAGGCACAGGACCAGGATGCTCAAACGACGCAAGCGAGACAAATGCCCTCGCCAGACGAAGTTATGCAAAGGCTCGGCGAGAGATTGAACCTGACGGACAGCCAGAAGGAGCAGCTCAAGCCGATCATCCAGGATCGCCAGGAAAAGATGCAGGCGCTGCGGTCGGACACTTCGCTCCGACGCGGGCAGAGAGCACGCAAGATGAAGGGAATTCTGGAGGATAGCGATAAAAAAATTAAGGCCATCCTTACGCCGGATCAGCAGAAGCTATATGAGGCAATGGAGCAACAAATGCGCGAGCGCCGCAAGGAGCGCAGGCAGAACCGCGGCAGTGAGTAGTGGTTTCCAGCTGGTGTTTAGCCCCACATCTTCTGACTACGGGAGATGCGGGGCACCGAGCCGTCAGATGTAGCCGTAATGGCTGAAGCCATGCTTCTTCACAGCACTTCGGCGAGGCGCCGGATACCTTCGCGTATCTGGTGCTCAGTCATGCGGGAGTAGCCCAACAGCAGACCCGGGCGCGCCGGCCGGGAAAAGTAATAACCCGAGATGCCATAAACGCCGACCTCGTGCGCAGCCGCTTGTTGAACTAACTGGGGCTCATCCCCGCGAGCGGCTGGCCACAAGACAACGTGCGAGCCAGCGCCGTCACCGGAAACTTCCACACGATCCGCCAAATGATGGTGGATCGCGCCGAGCAGTGCTTCGCGACGCTTCGCATTCCTTCGCCGCAAACGGCGAAGGTGGCGCTCGTAAAGTCCGGAAGCAATGAATTCCGCCAAAGCTTCCTGCTCGAGCGTAGCGGAGTGGCGATCGGCCAGCCACTTTGCCGAGAGCAGTGCTTTGACCAAAGACTTGGGCGCGACCAGGTAACCTATGCGCAAAGCGGAAAAAACCGTCCGGGAAAAGGTGCCGACGTATACAACGCGGCCTTCGGTATCGAGCCCTTGCAGCGACTCGAGCGGCTGGCCGTCGTAGCGAAATTCACCGTCATAATCGTCTTCCACAACGACGGCGTTGCGTTTGCGCGCCCACCCCAGCAGGGCGACTCGTCGCTCAAGCGGAAGAATGGCGCCGGTTGGAAATTGGTGAGAGGGAGTAACTACGACCATGCGCGCATCGTTCGACAGCCTCTCGGGATCGAGACCCTTGCTGTCGACACGTACGGGCTGGAGACGCGCGCCGGCAGCGACAAGACTCAGCCGCGTACCCTGGTACATGGGATCTTCAACCGCGACTTGGTTGCCACGCTCGATTAACACACGGGTGACCAGATCGAGAGCTTGCTGAGATCCGCTAACCACAATGACCTGCTCTGGATCGCTG encodes the following:
- a CDS encoding efflux RND transporter periplasmic adaptor subunit, yielding MRTLLTGAVIACVAASAALIGCSSQEKEQEPVVTVQTATARKTSIEQVISTEAVLYPKNQAAITPKVVAPVRKFYVNRGAHVHKGQLLAVLENRDIAASVTENKGALEQAQASYETTTRATLPEDLLKAEGDARSAKENLDAQQKLYDSRKSLFEQGALPRKDLDSAAVALAQAREQSQVADQHLAALRAFGNKVAAQAAAGQLSSAQGKYQGSMAQLSYTEIRSPINGIVTDRPLYAGETPPAGQPLMTVMDTSSVIARAHIPQEQAALLNVGDSATISAPEVGNVPAKVTIVSPALDPGSTTVEVWVEAPNKSGKLRPGSSVEVRMVARKINDAIVIPKSAILKTPESETTVMVVGSDNRAHKTVVQTGVTSGDEVQITKSLNAGQTVITVGAYGLPDNTQVKVAEQQPAKPSPAATEKE
- a CDS encoding TolC family protein, whose amino-acid sequence is MLRHLLLCVLVVCAGSAWSQTNITASSGQTAPTSAVLTLADAIRLAKANLPAFRAAVTEAGLARENRVQARAALLPNVSYQTGAIYTEPNGTDTGVFIAANGVREYISQGVVHEGIGFSTIADYRLARFLEAAARANQEVAVRGLVATVTRAFYTEVVAGRKTQNAAAAADEAKRFLDLSQKLERGGEVAHADVIKAQIQANDRERELHEARLAEEKARLDLAVLVFAKYTPEYQLVDDLQQTPALPDFAHAQDLAAHNNPELKAAAATMSAAHQEVASALGGHLPSLSVDYFYGIDALHYATQSGAINNLGYQVSASLNLPIFNWGATQSKVKQAQLRRDLAQVELNAAQRQALANLREFYSEAQTALSQLDILKQTADLATESLHLTTLRYQGGEATALEVVDAQNTLVQARNSYEDGMVRYRVALATLQTLTGTF
- a CDS encoding PLP-dependent aminotransferase family protein, whose translation is MIPLSQSGGPLFRQIYLSLRRQILSGNFRPGDRLPATRSLAKELGVSRTVVLLAYEQLLAEGFATGHAGSGTYVSEAVHIKRTHSAERLAKVRLSSFGSAAAKSNARMRVPSRSLSVCRYDFAYGRSDLDTFPFEAWRRILLKQLRAASIRSFDYGHPGGNDKLREAIAAHLRRSRAVVSDPEQVIVVSGSQQALDLVTRVLIERGNQVAVEDPMYQGTRLSLVAAGARLQPVRVDSKGLDPERLSNDARMVVVTPSHQFPTGAILPLERRVALLGWARKRNAVVVEDDYDGEFRYDGQPLESLQGLDTEGRVVYVGTFSRTVFSALRIGYLVAPKSLVKALLSAKWLADRHSATLEQEALAEFIASGLYERHLRRLRRRNAKRREALLGAIHHHLADRVEVSGDGAGSHVVLWPAARGDEPQLVQQAAAHEVGVYGISGYYFSRPARPGLLLGYSRMTEHQIREGIRRLAEVL